In Pseudocalidococcus azoricus BACA0444, a single genomic region encodes these proteins:
- a CDS encoding M61 family metallopeptidase, with product MSPSVSATSPNPASPATPDQCLGQQPGLEFVIGFSQPWTHLFEVMFTVTGWQQDVLDLKMPVWTPGSYLVRDYARHVQDFVASSAGQPLQAWKCTKNHWQIATPEITTITIAYRVYAHELTVRTNHLDATHAYFNPAALCVYVPGLESLPITIRIQPPPDWHITTALPPIPTESHTFLAADYDTLVDSPFEIGTHRVYDFRVLGKDHRLAVWGEGNFRADRVIPDLEKIITLEAKLFDGLPYPDYTFILHLTGQGYGGLEHQNSCSLIYNRFGFVQPEAYQRFLGLVAHEFFHLWNVKRIRPQALASFDYDQENYTHFLWFCEGVTSYYDQLIPLWAGLYDQGVYFKLLSDDISRYLTTPGRLVQSLHDSSFDTWIKLYRPDANSPNSQMSYYLKGALVTLLLDLKIRAKFHNQRNFNQVMEQLWQDYRQAGAGFTPDHLWAVISEVAGEDFSEFEQTYIQGTVELDFNPYLEPFGLELRPSLGKACPYTGITLKTERGLVTIKTVDYDSPGQRAGLAVGDELVALNGWRIGAEKWSERLQEHRPGDEVAITVFHQDQLRKTTLTLATPQPSRYDLGLVQNPTPSQQKLLQGWLTFT from the coding sequence ATGTCCCCTTCTGTTTCCGCCACATCTCCCAACCCAGCCTCCCCAGCCACTCCTGACCAATGTTTGGGGCAGCAACCCGGCCTGGAGTTTGTGATTGGCTTTTCGCAGCCCTGGACGCATTTATTTGAAGTTATGTTTACGGTGACGGGCTGGCAGCAGGATGTCTTGGATCTTAAAATGCCCGTCTGGACTCCTGGCTCCTATTTGGTGCGTGACTATGCCCGTCATGTCCAAGATTTTGTTGCCAGTTCCGCTGGGCAGCCCCTCCAGGCCTGGAAATGTACCAAAAACCACTGGCAAATTGCCACCCCGGAAATTACCACCATCACGATTGCTTACCGCGTCTATGCCCATGAACTGACGGTGCGCACCAATCACTTAGATGCCACCCATGCCTATTTCAACCCAGCCGCCCTCTGTGTGTATGTCCCAGGCTTGGAGTCACTCCCCATTACCATCAGGATTCAGCCCCCTCCGGATTGGCATATCACCACTGCCCTCCCGCCCATCCCCACCGAGTCCCATACCTTTCTGGCGGCTGACTACGACACCCTTGTAGATAGTCCCTTTGAAATTGGTACCCATCGGGTCTATGACTTCCGGGTGTTGGGGAAAGACCATCGCCTTGCGGTTTGGGGAGAAGGGAACTTTCGGGCGGATCGGGTCATTCCAGATCTAGAAAAGATTATTACTCTGGAAGCAAAACTCTTTGATGGGCTGCCCTATCCTGATTACACCTTTATCCTCCATCTGACGGGACAAGGGTATGGGGGCCTGGAGCATCAAAATTCCTGTTCCCTGATCTATAACCGCTTTGGTTTTGTCCAGCCCGAGGCCTACCAGCGTTTTTTAGGTTTGGTGGCCCATGAATTTTTCCACCTTTGGAATGTAAAGCGGATTCGCCCCCAGGCCCTGGCCAGCTTTGACTATGACCAGGAAAATTACACCCACTTCCTCTGGTTTTGTGAAGGTGTGACTAGCTATTACGACCAACTGATTCCCCTCTGGGCAGGTCTCTATGATCAGGGGGTTTACTTCAAGCTCTTATCTGATGACATTTCTCGGTATCTCACAACCCCTGGGCGGCTAGTGCAATCTCTCCATGACTCCAGTTTTGATACCTGGATTAAGCTCTACCGTCCCGATGCTAATAGCCCCAACTCCCAAATGTCCTACTACCTCAAGGGGGCTTTGGTGACGCTGCTACTGGATCTGAAAATTCGGGCTAAGTTTCACAATCAACGCAATTTTAATCAGGTGATGGAACAACTGTGGCAAGACTATCGCCAGGCCGGGGCTGGGTTTACGCCGGATCATCTTTGGGCCGTAATTAGTGAAGTGGCTGGGGAAGATTTCAGCGAATTTGAGCAAACCTATATCCAAGGAACCGTAGAACTGGACTTTAATCCCTATTTAGAACCCTTTGGCCTGGAACTGCGCCCGAGCCTTGGAAAAGCCTGCCCCTACACCGGAATTACCCTGAAAACAGAGCGGGGCTTGGTGACAATTAAAACCGTTGATTACGACTCCCCCGGTCAGAGGGCCGGCCTGGCGGTGGGCGATGAACTGGTGGCCCTGAATGGCTGGCGGATTGGGGCGGAAAAATGGTCGGAACGGTTACAGGAGCATCGGCCTGGGGATGAGGTGGCTATCACGGTGTTTCATCAGGATCAGTTGCGTAAAACCACCTTGACCTTAGCGACTCCTCAACCCAGCCGTTATGACCTCGGCCTGGTTCAAAATCCGACTCCCAGCCAGCAAAAACT